In Astatotilapia calliptera chromosome 20, fAstCal1.2, whole genome shotgun sequence, one genomic interval encodes:
- the gnai3 gene encoding guanine nucleotide-binding protein G(i) subunit alpha, whose translation MGCTISAEDKAAVERSKMIDKNLREDRDKSSKEVKLLLLGAGESGKSTIVKQMKIIHEDGYSEEECKQYKVVVYSNTIQSIMAIIRAMGQLKIDFGDEARADDARQLFALASSADEGVMSAELTSVIQRLWSDAGVQACFDRSREYQLNDSAAYYLNEMERICQTDYIPTQQDVLRTRVKTTGIVETHFTFKELNFKMFDVGGQRSERKKWIHCFEGVTAIIFCVALSDYDLVLAEDEEMNRMHESMKLFDSICNNKWFTRTSIILFLNKKDLFEEKITRSPLTICYPEYTGESTYKEAADYIQCQFEDLNKRKDIKDIYTHRTCATDTKNVEFVFDAVTDVIIKINLTEIGLY comes from the exons atggggTGCACGATCAGCGCCGAGGACAAAGCTGCGGTGGAGAGGAGTAAAATGATTGATAAAAACCTGCgagaagacagagacaaatCCTCCAAAGAAGTGAAACTACTTTTACTCG GTGCTGGAGAATCTGGGAAAAGCACAATAGTTAAGCAGATGAA gATCATTCATGAAGATGGCTACTCAGAAGAGGAGTGCAAGCAGTACAAAGTGGTCGTGTACAGCAACACCATCCAGTCCATCATGGCCATCATCAGGGCAATGGGCCAGTTGAAGATAGATTTCGGAGACGAGGCGCGAGCG GATGACGCTCGCCAGCTGTTTGCCCTGGCGAGTTCAGCAGATGAAGGGGTGATGTCCGCAGAGCTGACCAGCGTGATCCAGAGGCTGTGGAGCGATGCTGGAGTTCAGGCCTGCTTCGATCGATCTCGAGAGTACCAGCTCAACGACTCGGCTGCATA CTACCTGAACGAAATGGAGAGAATCTGCCAGACAGATTACATCCCAACTCAGCAGGATGTTTTGCGCACACGTGTGAAGACCACCGGGATCGTTGAAACTCACTTCACGTTCAAAGAACTCAACTTCAA GATGTTTGATGTTGGAGGTCAGcgctcagagagaaagaagtgGATCCATTGTTTTGAGGGAGTCACTGCAATCATTTTCTGTGTGGCCCTCAGTGACTATGACCTCGTCTTGGCTGAGGATGAGGAAATG AACCGGATGCATGAGAGCATGAAGCTTTTCGACTCCATCTGCAACAACAAGTGGTTCACCCGCACCTCCATCATCCTTTTCCTGAATAAGAAAGACTTGTTTGAAGAGAAGATCACCAGAAGTCCCCTTACTATCTGCTACCCCGAGTACACTG GTGAGAGCACATACAAAGAGGCAGCAGATTATATCCAGTGCCAGTTCGAAGACTTGAATAAACGAAAGGACATCAAGGATATCTACACACACCGTACATGTGCGACAGACACCAAGAATGTGGAGTTTGTGTTCGACGCAGTAACTGATGTCATCATCAAGATCAACCTGACGGAGATTGGGCTCTACTGA